DNA from Triticum aestivum cultivar Chinese Spring chromosome 7D, IWGSC CS RefSeq v2.1, whole genome shotgun sequence:
GTGAGGGCCAACCTGGGCCGTGGCCCGCCCAGCGCTGGAGCGCTGGCGAAAGAGAAATTATACCTAGGCCCAGCCCACACCCTGATCGCACAAACTGCGAACAGCAGAGAGAAAAAAAAAGCAGACAGCACGCAGCTCGGCAGCAGCCCATAGCCCAAGCTCACGGCACGCAGCGGAGCAGCCGCCACCGGGCACCGTCACATAGCCGCCGTCCGCCGCGGTGCCGGCCAGTGGCCACCGGCACGCGCACCAGCCGCCGCCCACACAGCATCGCGGCGACTCGGCGAGTCGGCCGAAGCCGACCCACGACGGCACGACCCTACCGGCACACAGCAGCGGCGAGCCAGCGACCCAGATCCCGCATCGCCTTCACATAACTGCAGTTCGGCGCTGCCCCTTGGGGATTTTGTTGCCGGGCGATGTCGGCGATGCCGCTCCCCCCACCGCCACCGGCCGACGGCCCGGCGGCGCTCCCGCCCCCGCCGGGGACGGACATGACGGGGATCTGCTTCCGCGACCAGCTCTGGCTCAACACCTACCCGCTGGACCGCAACCTCGTCTTCGACTACTTCGCCCTCTCCCCGTTCTACGACATCACCTGCAACAACGAGTCCCTCCGCTCGCGCCAAATCCACCCCCTCGACATGTCCCAGCTCACGTAAAACCCTAGCTCCCCctccccgctcctcctctctcgctGCCCAATTCGCTGGTAGCGAGGGTCACTCATTGCTCCGTTCCTTGTGGTGGTCGCAGGAAGATGACCGGGCTGGAGTACGTGCTGAGCGAAGTGATGGAGCCGCACCTGTTCGTGATGCGCAAGCAGAAGAGGACGAACTCCGAGAAGTCTGACGCCTTGCTCGCCTACTACATCCTCGACGGCTCCATCTACCAGGCGCCCCTGCTTGGCAGCGTTTTCGCCTCCCGCATAGTAAAGCTCCAGAgccttttattctttttttttccgGAAATTCTGCAGTGAGGTTCTATAGTTCACTCACTGACAACGATGGGAATGTGATATATTGTTGAGCTATTTCATTCGCACAATTTTTCAGTGATTTTGCCAACCACTGAGTTGCAGAGTGTTGGATTGATTAATGTTTCCCCTTTTCTGCTCCTGTGACATTTCAGAGTAGGGCTATGCATCACATATCAAAAGCATTTTCTACGGCATGCTCAAAATTGGAGAAGATTGGTAATGGTATGGTCTTCACATTTTATCTACTTCTTACCTCTTCTTTTACCTTTTTCTTACTTGAATAAACATCACTTATGCATGATGTAATTTTGGCCAGTTGTTGTATTGCTTGCGAAATATATACTTGTTACTTGTATTGAACATCCAGCTGATCTTATGCATTGTAGTTCTTCGTGACTGGAAAAATGAAACTAACAAGCAGTGACACATTTGGTCAGCATAATGCAGTAATTGGTTCATCATTAGGTTCACAAAAAAGTAAACCATATGCATTTTCTAGAGAAATTGAGATTTATACGTAGTAGCAAAGTTTCAGAATCAGCAGGTCCACCTAAAAGATGGCAACTCTTAAGTCATCTCTATTTTCTTTTCAGTGGTCCCGAATTTAATTCCTTATTCCTCTGTGGGAAAACTAATCCAAGTTCCTTTTTGGTTTCTTGACAGATTTCCATGGTTAAACTAATTTCAAATAGCCAATTCACCTTTTCTGTCCAAAGATTACTTATTACTCTGTTTTGACTGGGCTAGGGGTTCAGATTTGCTGAATATCAGCTTACCAGGAAGCCAGATGCTGCTCTATTTACTCAGTGATAAAGTTAATATCTGTTATCTTCTTCAGCCAAGCTTTAGTTTCTATCCTTGATTAAACCACTGTTATTCTCCAAAACCTACCAATTTCTGGAATCCTGGTACAAGCAGAATCCAGAATTCTGGGGAATCTGGTTTCTATAACATGGTTCGCCAACTGCAGTGAGCACTGATCAGTGTGTGACAGATGTTTATTATGCTATGGCATGTGCGACTATAGCTGGTGTGTTTGCAGCGGTGTCCTTGGCAGCCAGCAGTAGGTGGTGGCAGAAAGGCAGAAATTTGGGTTAAATGGCCGAATTATTTTTATTATGAATGGAAACGAGATTTTGAGCATAGTTGTAGGCCTTTTGCAACTTTTAGTCGTATATTTTGCAAAATTATGAGTTCTGCAGGTAAAAAATTATATGTaggcatttttttggttttctaagAGTAAAGCTCCAAGAATTAAATGGAATACTAGCTAAatacccgtgtgttgcaacgggggcAACTTTATTCTGGTGCTTCGACGTAGGAAATTTTTGATTGGGTTGAGATTGAGATATGCT
Protein-coding regions in this window:
- the LOC123165554 gene encoding mediator of RNA polymerase II transcription subunit 6, which encodes MSAMPLPPPPPADGPAALPPPPGTDMTGICFRDQLWLNTYPLDRNLVFDYFALSPFYDITCNNESLRSRQIHPLDMSQLTKMTGLEYVLSEVMEPHLFVMRKQKRTNSEKSDALLAYYILDGSIYQAPLLGSVFASRISRAMHHISKAFSTACSKLEKIGNAETEADAAASESKAQKETIDLKELKRVDHILMSLQRKLPPAPPPPPFPDGYVPSEQEKGPDDLLASEALPPAIDPIIDQGPAKRPRFQ